The Epinephelus lanceolatus isolate andai-2023 chromosome 10, ASM4190304v1, whole genome shotgun sequence genomic sequence TACTAATGGATGTCTGCCGTTTGGTTTCTGTGATTGGTGCGACCACAAAATGATGATGGCAAAGCAGAGGATGTGACTAGAAAATCATCTCTGATTAAAGTTGTCTGATTACAAAATCAAATGTCAACTTCGTGTAAAGGTTACTTCCTCTGTGGGCAGTCTAGATAGACATATGTCAGCCTGattgtgatttctttttttaatgctgatTGATGAGAAGCGAGGCAGAAAATGGTCTCACTACTCCATCTTCTTTCTTTACCTGTAGTAGAGAATATTCTGGTTCTGCGATCCCTTCCAACACCTTCCTCTTCATCCACTTCTAAAAGCCCTCCAGTTCTTCTTTCAGTGGTTTTACGGATTCCCCTTCTTCGTATTCGGGCCTCAGGGCCCAAATCTTGGAAGCTGCAGCTGCTCGTCACAGTCGCCCCCTTTTTACTTTCTGCGACCACCTTTACCCCTCTGCCATCCACCCCAGTTTCCTCTCCCACCTCCTCTGCAGCATCTCCCTCCTCAGGCTCCTCTCCCTGACTTTCGTCTTCACTTTCAACCATTCTGTCTTCCACCTCCTGGCCCTCACCCTCTGTGGAGGGAATGGGGAGGTCAGACTCAGAGTCATAATTCAGAATGGGGCAGCTGCTGGGCTTGTACAGTGTGCTGCTCACAGATAAATACATCTCCACctccttttttctgtttgcttcCTTTTCCCGTTCTGATAATTCGCCTGCCTCCTCACTACTATCCCCCTCTACAGCTGCCTTTTCTAACCGAAGGTGACCAGATGGCTCAGTCTCTTTGTCCATACTGTGATCCTCCTTCCCTTCTGTGTCTAACAGTGTGTCAGCATGAGTGTATGTGGGTGTGTCACCATGCATATTTGGGAACTGGTCAGCATGCATGTCGGCTTGGCTCTGCCCCATACCTCTTAGTCCCTCCGAcggctcttcctcctcctccagctctggCCCTGAGTGCTGTTCGTCTGTGCTCGACTTAAGAGTCTCTTCTGCTGCCTCCTGCTGTTGTTGGTCGTTCTCGATAGCTGTCTCGGACTGGTCGACCCCTTGGTCTACCTCTGCGAGAGGTTCATCAACAGCTTCCTCTGAGCGTCCCAGAATCTCCCGCACCACACTTTTGGCCCATTTAAGGTGGGGGGCTTGGGAATGCCGCTTGGGCTCCTCAGACATGCTCCATGCCCCGCTTAGTCGGATCTTAATGGCCTCCAACTCTTCGGGACTCATCGCTCCAGTGTCAATCCTTTCCAAGATGGGTTGAATGTCTTTAAAATTCACCTCAGGACAAACATCGCCATATGGATTACTCGGGATTGGCGAGGTTTGCTCCAACTCtcctttatttttctctctccacTGTGTAAGGAGTTTTTCAGTCTGTGAGTCTCTTTTAATCGTCCCTATTTCGGCGTACGGGTGCTCCTCTTTGCTCCTCTTTCCCTCTTCAGTCTCTCTGCGACGCTCTCTGTGTGTGACGTCCACTTCACTTGTTTCTCCTGTGGTCGGCCTTTCCTCTTTTGGCACGTCACTCTTGCCTTCTGCGTTCTGGTTGTTGATGACTGGGCTTTCATCATTTCTAGTCAGTGTCAGATGCAGGTCATGCTGAGGTTGCTGTGTGGCCTCATCACTACAGTGATGACGACTGTCTATATTTGGATTATCTCCTCCCATGTGATCGGACTGCTTTCTGGTTTCTGACCTGGGCAGCGTTTGCCCAATCAAACAGATGACGTACTTTGGCTTCttctccttcccttcttcctcaTCATCGCCCACCtcctcctttcccattgcccagtcctcttccctctcctcGTCTCCCTCGTACCCCTTGGTGGCATATGATGGCCTTGAGGAGCCATCATATGCCACCCCACCTTCCCAGGACTCCTGACAGTCCACAAACTCCCCATCTTCCCCTTCTTCGTCTCCGCCGCTGGACAAGGTCACAAAGCTCTCCTCTCCTGACAgcattctgtctctctctcgccTCCACCCTGtctcacttcctccttcactctCAGAGCGGGCGCAAGAATCGCTGCCACCcccttcctctctgtcactctcctcTGTGTTATCTGTCACGTTCTCTCCCTCCACATCCCTCTGCCTGCTTCCCTCTATCCCTCCATCACTGTCAGACAGATCTTCCTTCCCTCTCTTATCTACTTCTGCCCAGACTTCACCCACCTCGTCCCCATCTACACTTACACCCTCTGTCTCAGTCTCTATGCCTCCCCTGTGCTCAGTCCTCCCTTCATGTCTCCCTCTGTAACTGCTCTGGGCCAAAGACCTCTCATCTGGTTCCTCTTTTACTCGCCGCCCCTCTCTTTTCCACTCAGCCTGTGACTCTGcactcctctcttcttctctcctcctctccttctcccttgtgtgtctctctctgtctacaAATTTGTCTTTACTATTCTTGCCCCTCTGTGGCTCTAACCACATCCTCCTCTGTGTCGtcatttctcctctgtctctctcacttcTTTTTGGCTCCCTTTTAGCAGCTGTATTTCTCTGTTCTTCTAtgtctctgtcactgtcagcagTGTTGTCCCTCCCCGACTCCCTCTCCTCAAaactgtctcttcctctcctatGTCTCACCTCGCTGTCCATGTCGCTGCTCCACTCTCCGCTGCTCTGGGTTCGTGGCGGCACCCTAGGGGCCGTCTTATTCTGGGATCTGCTACTTCTGCCTGTTGTATCATCCCACCTCGGATCGgcctttctttcctttccttccctgcCTCTCCTCTGCTCATGCTCTCTGTGTacgtctccctccctcctgtcaTTCTTCAAGTCTCTTGCACTCTCCTTCCACCTGTCGTCCACCCTTGGTGCCCTCCTGTCAGTGTCCCTGTACCTCTCCTTATCTTTCTCCCCTCCCTTCCCCCTGGATCGATCCccttctctgtccctgtctctgtgtctctgcctgTCCTCGTCTCTGTGTCCCTGCCTATCTCGATCTCTCTCCCACGTTTTGCCCTTGTCGTCCCCCTCGCTTCTGCTGTGTTGATATGTCAActcctgcctctctctgtccctcattCTTTCCCTCTGCAGCTCTCTTTCGTCACTGTCTCCCTCGCTCCTGgtgtctctccttctctctctcctatCTGAGTagatctctctgtctcttctcctGAGTGGAGACGGCACTCTGGCCTCCCTCTCTCCCATGTTAGGCCTCAGCCTTTCTGTTTTTCTAGCCTCATCCCGCTCTCGTCTGTCCACTTCTCTTCTCCTGTCTTGAAAACCAGCATCAGACTCCTGATACCTCTTTCGGGATTTCTCATCTTCCACAGGCCTCCTTCCAGTGTTTTGTCCCTTTTCCTTTCCCCTGCTTCGGATCtcatctctttccctctctctgtacCTCTCCCAATCATCTGGGTCTAGTCTTTTCGGCCTGTCTCTCGGCCTCCTTTCCCCCCTCTCTTCATACACCTCAGTGGTGGACGCCATTCCTCTGCCACGATCTGCGCTGCTTTTTCTCATTCTGGGAAATGTGTCACCTTTCTTCACCCTCTCTACCTCTCTGTCAGTCTCCTTCACTTGATGTGACAGCGGCCTCCCGTTTCTGCCTCTGTCATCCCCTTGCCTCATTTCCCTCTCCCTCCACTCTCTTTCACCCTGTCTTGGCCGGGGTGAAGGACCTCGGTCTCTTTCATAGTATCTATCCCGCGGGTCCGTGTCTTTGTATCTGGCTTTGTCCCTCATTTTCTCcgtttctctctccctcctccagtCTTCCTCTCggttgctgtctctctctcgctcCGACTGGGCGGTCATCGCTGGCCTGGGACTTGGATCCCGGGAGATTTTTCCACCTGGTTGAAGCTTGCGGTCAGATGTGTTTATGTTAGTGTCAAGGAGGGTGCAGCTGGGCCTTTTGGTCCCCATTGTATCATAATTTGGAGAACCTAAAAGACAGCAACAGTCCACATCAACAGTTTAGAAATCATTATGAGTCAAGCTATTTGTAATGCAAATTAAGCAATATGGAGGATGTATGCAGACTTTGACATACTCAGTTTATGTCAGAGTTGAGTATGAATACTACAGAAAACTTTTATTAAAGTTACTGCTACCTTTGACAAATCATGCTCGCTGCAACAATGTAGCTCTGTTTTTAGTCTTTCATTCTCTCATATTATCAAATACACTGAACTGCTCAGCTCTTACGTTGGAGCTTGAAACTATATATTGCCAGCCAGTCTGGTTCTGTAATATCTATACAGTAGAAAAGTATGCCAGATAAAAGGTGACACCCTCTTACAGTTCTCTAAGAATGCAGCACAGACTTGCAAAGCACAGCATACCAACAGGAGTCTTTCAAAAAGCGAGGGCCTGTGACACATAGGCACGGCATGTAACATGTAAACCACAGCTAAGCTGGATCTAACTGTGTGTTCAAACCAGAGAGCACCACACAGAATAAGTGTACATCTGAAATCCATTAAAAAAGTAGCATAGAAACTCACCTGAATGTTGTGTCCTGGGGAGATCTGTAGTCTACCCCCCCACGGTCCAGCTCAGCTCAAAAGCATGAGATTGCACAACACATAAGAATTCATTCCCTGTGTTCACATTGTCTAGTTGACATACATAATAAATGTCCTCCTGTTATCTCAAACAGATCAAGactgcctttttcttttctaaatacGTGAACTCCTGTGAAAAACTTAATGTTTACGCCTGAACTCTTCTTGCTTTTCCCTCTTGctgcctctctctcactccacctcccctcctttcTCAAATTCCCAAACAAGTTTCAACAGATTGACACTTATctttcccctcctccttctctctgtcttgtCCTCTCAGTGGCTGTTGCTGAACAGGGAGATCTCTAATAAATCAGCCAAAAGTCCACTGGGTCTGTCCACTACTTCAGTCCTTTCCCCTCCCTTCTAAGATCGACGTGATCGCTGTGTGGACCCCCCCTGGCAAAATAAAGTCCAAaagtctctcctctctcctgcccCATTCTTCTCTCGTGAAACACAGGAAGTACACCTCCTTGGTGTCTCTGTCTTGAAGCAGCGATTGGCTGACATGGAGTAGACGGGTGTGtctgcacaacacacacagccaggTAAGGGCTGTGATAATGCAAGGGAGAGTGGGGGGAGGGGAGACAGAAAGTGAG encodes the following:
- the arhgef5 gene encoding uncharacterized protein arhgef5, with the translated sequence MGTKRPSCTLLDTNINTSDRKLQPGGKISRDPSPRPAMTAQSERERDSNREEDWRRERETEKMRDKARYKDTDPRDRYYERDRGPSPRPRQGEREWREREMRQGDDRGRNGRPLSHQVKETDREVERVKKGDTFPRMRKSSADRGRGMASTTEVYEERGERRPRDRPKRLDPDDWERYRERERDEIRSRGKEKGQNTGRRPVEDEKSRKRYQESDAGFQDRRREVDRRERDEARKTERLRPNMGEREARVPSPLRRRDREIYSDRRERRRDTRSEGDSDERELQRERMRDRERQELTYQHSRSEGDDKGKTWERDRDRQGHRDEDRQRHRDRDREGDRSRGKGGEKDKERYRDTDRRAPRVDDRWKESARDLKNDRREGDVHREHEQRRGREGKERKADPRWDDTTGRSSRSQNKTAPRVPPRTQSSGEWSSDMDSEVRHRRGRDSFEERESGRDNTADSDRDIEEQRNTAAKREPKRSERDRGEMTTQRRMWLEPQRGKNSKDKFVDRERHTREKERRREEERSAESQAEWKREGRRVKEEPDERSLAQSSYRGRHEGRTEHRGGIETETEGVSVDGDEVGEVWAEVDKRGKEDLSDSDGGIEGSRQRDVEGENVTDNTEESDREEGGGSDSCARSESEGGSETGWRRERDRMLSGEESFVTLSSGGDEEGEDGEFVDCQESWEGGVAYDGSSRPSYATKGYEGDEEREEDWAMGKEEVGDDEEEGKEKKPKYVICLIGQTLPRSETRKQSDHMGGDNPNIDSRHHCSDEATQQPQHDLHLTLTRNDESPVINNQNAEGKSDVPKEERPTTGETSEVDVTHRERRRETEEGKRSKEEHPYAEIGTIKRDSQTEKLLTQWREKNKGELEQTSPIPSNPYGDVCPEVNFKDIQPILERIDTGAMSPEELEAIKIRLSGAWSMSEEPKRHSQAPHLKWAKSVVREILGRSEEAVDEPLAEVDQGVDQSETAIENDQQQQEAAEETLKSSTDEQHSGPELEEEEEPSEGLRGMGQSQADMHADQFPNMHGDTPTYTHADTLLDTEGKEDHSMDKETEPSGHLRLEKAAVEGDSSEEAGELSEREKEANRKKEVEMYLSVSSTLYKPSSCPILNYDSESDLPIPSTEGEGQEVEDRMVESEDESQGEEPEEGDAAEEVGEETGVDGRGVKVVAESKKGATVTSSCSFQDLGPEARIRRRGIRKTTERRTGGLLEVDEEEGVGRDRRTRIFSTTDDEDDRSKSWGEVELRNVLETMGRRKRNSRFFNAAQLYQQYSEAVQNFEILLQARSEVTSVSEDTTASPAPSPPPARRPLPPLPPVPHPHSLAHTGSITSVRSLPLPEPPRSEGRPSSPRLSISLTQSATLWRDLPGVRNSVELEELTEDQRRLQEVRFEVVTSEASYCRSLDIVVLQFVKSKQLGALLTTQDRNWLFSRLADVRAISHSFLSKLEERVESDMINFTVCDIIARHCQRFKMVYVPYLTNQSYQDATYQRLMNENAGFRRIVESLERNDVCQRLPLRSFLVLPFQRITRIKLLVQNIVKRTTPGTAEATQAIKALRLLEKLIQESNDSITQMKSIESLVCLSAKVDFECRTLPLISQSRRLVREGPVTELMDFSLKDTERKIYLHLFNDYLLLSLQKEGGRFTVIDHAPVSDLRVENCRVKLHSLQKNLFRLHLTQKALLLRTDTQSDKLRWISALSRPHSEVDFSAAQDFQQMQCMRAFVAQQPDELSLEKADIILVHQQSSDGWVEGTRLSDRHRGWVRESHLETITNSKVKQRNLSDALKLTTATAAV